In one window of Gammaproteobacteria bacterium DNA:
- a CDS encoding hypothetical protein (Evidence 5 : Unknown function) — protein sequence MGYKPNAGAPYLIFNYDSPIGTASLSNLLVLSSGVMRGSGRIRQPQSSK from the coding sequence ATGGGCTATAAGCCGAATGCAGGCGCTCCTTATCTGATTTTTAATTATGATAGCCCGATCGGCACCGCCTCGCTGTCGAATCTGCTGGTGCTGTCCAGTGGTGTAATGCGGGGATCGGGACGAATTCGCCAGCCTCAAAGCTCGAAGTAG